One window of Nicotiana tomentosiformis chromosome 11, ASM39032v3, whole genome shotgun sequence genomic DNA carries:
- the LOC138901442 gene encoding uncharacterized protein, whose protein sequence is MVDSKKIEEVHKWSKLISPTDIAFGLTGYYRHLPSISLDSTTTHQGTRIRFNVKKIQRHYWLLVKPDVAYLKASQYNDERLCKYRDEALAGKSKDIIIESDGVFRMGDRLWHVKAEHQRPAGLLQQIEIPGWKWKRITMDFVIGLPHTLRGYDSMWVIVDRLTNSAHFVTVKTTYGGVRQTCSLNVLYRSWRMLRACIFEFGGSWDAYLPLAEIAYNNSFQSSIQMAPYEHCMVEDVVLISDGLNLVLEELTIPLDKKLSNEEEPMDIIDRQVRKLRLKEIVIIKVLWRNHRVKESIWEVEKDMQEKYPHLFQSIAKDIQDTNLVDSSIIGVEDVDKLKIQAFDHVGPHSKYFSTLSSDGEMRVDPYVYKRESREKVDEPNILKFAMLSRRNNIPRFKAKKREM, encoded by the exons ATGGTAGATTCTAAGAAGATAGAAGAAGTTCATAAATGGTCAAAGCTCATTTCTCCTACAGATATTGCTTTTGGATTGACGGGCTACTATAGGCATTTGCCTAGCATTTCTCTAGATAGCACAACCACTCACCAA GGTACACGTATTAGATTCAATGTGAAAAAAATTCAAAGACATTATTGGCTATTGGTTAAGCCTGATGTAGCGTACTTAAAGGCTAGTCAATATAATGATGAGCGATTATGCAAATATAGAGATGAGGCCTTAGCTGGTAAAAGCAAGGATATAATTATTGAAAGTGATGGTGTTTTTCGAATGGGTGACAGGTTATGG CATGTCAAGGCTGAGCATCAGCGACCCGCAGGACTACTACAACAAATTGAGATTCCAGGGTGGAAATGGAAAAgaattaccatggattttgtgaTTGGCCTACCCCATACTCTTAGAGGTTATGATTCTATGTGGGTAATTGTAGATCGACTGACAAATTCAGCACACTTTGTGACAGTGAAGACCACATATGGTGGAGTGAG acaaacATGCAGTCTGAACGTACTATACAGATCTTGGAGGATGTTGAGAGCTTGCATTTTTGAGTTTGGAGGTAGTTGGGATGCTTATCTACCTTTAGCTGAAattgcttacaacaatagctttcagtccagtattcaaatggcaccgtacgaacattgtatggtagaagatgtcgtTCTCATATCGGATGGTTTGAATCTG GTGCTTGAAGAACTGACTATACCGCTCGATAAGAAGTTATCTAACGAGGAAGAGCCGATGGATATTATtgataggcaagtaagaaagctacggttaaaagaaattgtgatcATTAAAGTGTTATGGAGAAATCATAGAGTTAAAGAATCTATATGGGAAGTAGAAAAAGATATGCAAGAGAAGTATCCCCATTTATTTCAGTCTATAG CCAAGGACATTCAGgatacaaatttagttgactctagtatcaTTGGTGTTGAGGATGTTGACAAGCTTAAAATTCAAGCATTTGATCATGTTGGACCTCATTCCAAATATTTCTCTACATTGTCTTCGGACGGTGAAATGAGAGTGGATCCCTACGTGTATAAAAGAGAGTCAAGGGAAAAGGTAGACGAGCCAAACATTCTAAAATTTGCAATGTTGTCTAGGAGAAATAACATTCCTCGTTTCAAGGCCAAGAAGCGTGAAATGTGA